One part of the Lachnospiraceae bacterium JLR.KK002 genome encodes these proteins:
- a CDS encoding RNA-binding S4 domain-containing protein: MRLDKFLKVSRLIKRRTVANEACDAGRVSVNGKVAKASLDVKPGDVIDIGFGTKNVKVEVLAVQDTNRKEEAKELFKYL, translated from the coding sequence ATGAGACTGGATAAATTTTTAAAGGTATCGCGTCTGATTAAACGCAGAACCGTGGCAAACGAAGCCTGCGACGCAGGACGGGTATCGGTAAACGGAAAAGTGGCCAAGGCATCCCTGGATGTAAAGCCGGGAGATGTGATTGACATTGGTTTCGGTACAAAAAATGTAAAAGTGGAAGTTCTGGCGGTGCAGGATACCAACCGGAAGGAAGAAGCAAAAGAATTATTTAAATATCTGTAA
- a CDS encoding type II toxin-antitoxin system YafQ family toxin yields MLKLVTTGQFRKDYKRVKKRGYNMKLLERVIDALLSEEHLDECYRDHGLTGNYEGFRECHILPDWILIYAKDKEHLILTASRTGTHSDLFAK; encoded by the coding sequence ATGTTAAAATTAGTGACCACCGGACAGTTTCGGAAAGACTATAAGCGTGTAAAAAAGAGAGGCTATAATATGAAATTGCTGGAGAGAGTAATTGATGCTCTCCTGAGCGAAGAACACCTGGATGAATGTTACCGGGACCATGGATTGACTGGAAATTATGAGGGTTTTCGTGAATGTCATATTTTACCGGACTGGATTCTGATTTATGCAAAAGATAAAGAACATCTGATACTGACTGCATCCCGAACAGGAACTCATTCAGATTTATTTGCAAAGTAA
- a CDS encoding HU family DNA-binding protein, with translation MCTWTDPNHNKQVRIQRRNIVMNKAELIAAMSEKAELSRKDAEKALKAFTDVVTEELQKGEKIQLVGFGTFEVSERAARTGRNPQSGAEMVIPASKAPKFKAGKALKDMINA, from the coding sequence ATGTGTACCTGGACAGACCCGAACCATAATAAACAAGTAAGAATCCAGAGGAGGAATATTGTCATGAACAAAGCAGAACTGATAGCAGCCATGTCTGAAAAAGCGGAGTTGTCCAGAAAGGACGCAGAGAAAGCATTAAAGGCATTCACTGACGTAGTTACGGAAGAACTGCAAAAGGGAGAAAAAATTCAGTTAGTTGGATTCGGTACCTTTGAGGTTTCCGAAAGAGCAGCAAGAACCGGAAGGAATCCTCAGAGCGGTGCGGAAATGGTTATCCCGGCTTCCAAAGCACCCAAGTTTAAGGCAGGCAAGGCTTTAAAAGATATGATTAACGCATAA
- a CDS encoding type II toxin-antitoxin system RelB/DinJ family antitoxin, with amino-acid sequence MAKTANINIRIDPETKSSAEKLFSSFGITVTDAINIFLRKSIMEGGLPFEMKQPRYNAETELAMKETETIMAGQLQVKSYSCAQELFEELDGEKDDE; translated from the coding sequence ATGGCAAAAACGGCAAATATTAATATTCGTATTGATCCTGAAACGAAATCCAGCGCAGAAAAACTGTTTTCCAGTTTTGGAATTACAGTTACAGATGCGATTAACATTTTTCTGCGCAAATCTATTATGGAAGGCGGTCTGCCTTTTGAAATGAAGCAGCCACGCTATAATGCCGAAACAGAATTGGCTATGAAAGAGACTGAAACTATTATGGCCGGGCAGTTACAGGTAAAAAGTTATTCCTGTGCACAGGAACTTTTTGAAGAGCTGGATGGGGAAAAGGATGATGAATGA
- the yabP gene encoding sporulation protein YabP, whose amino-acid sequence MEEKAAGGSHKIVISNRKNGVLNGVIDVLSFDVGEILLETELGMLMIKGNDLHVNRLTLEKGEIDIEGKIDSLTYSDMKPASRQGESFLGRLFK is encoded by the coding sequence ATGGAAGAAAAAGCGGCGGGAGGCAGCCATAAGATTGTAATATCCAACCGTAAGAACGGAGTGTTAAACGGAGTGATAGATGTGCTTTCCTTTGATGTGGGAGAAATTCTTCTGGAAACGGAGCTGGGTATGCTGATGATAAAAGGGAATGATCTTCACGTAAACCGTCTGACTCTGGAAAAGGGAGAAATCGACATCGAAGGAAAAATCGACAGTTTAACCTACTCGGATATGAAGCCCGCCTCCAGACAGGGTGAATCTTTTCTGGGAAGACTGTTTAAGTAA
- a CDS encoding septum formation initiator family protein, which yields MQIIGGSSPGKIVPKRERLQPGEGYRMEKRERARRSGAERTRLRRRRKQNKSSIICISLIVFTLIGVMSVQIVSVYQRNESYKTQETELQAQLETEQVRQGELKEYEKYVGTREYIEQVAKTRLGLVYSNEIIFKEKTAEDE from the coding sequence ATGCAAATTATAGGCGGCAGTTCACCGGGAAAGATTGTTCCGAAACGGGAGCGGCTGCAGCCAGGGGAAGGTTATCGTATGGAAAAGCGTGAAAGAGCACGGAGGTCAGGTGCGGAGAGGACCAGGCTGCGCAGAAGAAGAAAACAGAATAAGTCCAGTATCATATGCATTTCACTGATTGTCTTTACCCTGATTGGCGTTATGTCCGTACAGATTGTATCCGTATATCAGCGGAATGAATCTTATAAGACACAGGAAACGGAACTTCAGGCTCAGCTTGAGACAGAGCAGGTCCGGCAGGGTGAACTGAAAGAATATGAGAAATATGTAGGTACCAGGGAATACATAGAACAGGTGGCCAAGACCAGACTGGGACTTGTATACTCCAATGAGATTATTTTCAAGGAGAAAACAGCAGAAGATGAATAG
- the yabQ gene encoding spore cortex biosynthesis protein YabQ: protein MQISEGILKEADVLLASFLTGMILLFVYDLLRIIRRLVSHKSWMTGAEDLLFWIGSAVALFAMLYRENSGYIRGFVIGGVVAGMLCYNLLFSRWVVKGSVFLLEKILFAASRPLVWTARLLKRPAGFAKKRAKKVLRFFKKQLKKIWKAVRIGVCKL from the coding sequence ATGCAGATAAGCGAAGGAATCTTAAAGGAAGCAGACGTATTGCTGGCCTCTTTCCTGACAGGAATGATACTGTTGTTTGTGTATGATCTGCTTCGCATTATCCGAAGGCTGGTTTCCCATAAATCCTGGATGACGGGGGCGGAGGACCTGTTGTTCTGGATTGGCAGCGCGGTGGCGCTGTTTGCCATGCTGTACCGGGAGAACAGCGGTTATATCCGGGGATTCGTAATTGGCGGAGTGGTGGCAGGGATGTTATGCTATAACCTGCTGTTCAGCCGCTGGGTAGTAAAAGGAAGCGTATTTCTGCTGGAAAAAATACTGTTTGCTGCAAGCCGGCCTCTGGTGTGGACAGCCCGTTTGCTGAAAAGGCCGGCAGGATTTGCGAAAAAGAGGGCGAAAAAAGTCCTGCGGTTTTTCAAAAAACAATTGAAAAAAATATGGAAAGCAGTTAGAATAGGAGTATGCAAATTATAG